The Triplophysa dalaica isolate WHDGS20190420 chromosome 20, ASM1584641v1, whole genome shotgun sequence genome segment ttatttattcaatattatttattagaatgatcttgcttggcctgtaaacaccatgcactgtgctgtgttttaactttctctgttattcagtttttcttatttgctcctgtaaagccgctttggaacaatgcacattgtgaaaagcagtatataaataaattgaattgaatattgtTGCTTTTTTGTAAAATCATGCTTgggaatattattattatttatagttcATTAAATCATTCAGCTGTAATGAGCACTTACACCTTGTAAGTAGTAAATCAGTGAATTGTAAACACGGATCTGCACGTTAATAATTTCAGAcggatgtatttatttagtactgATTTTAATTTCTCAGAGGTTTAtgaagagaaataaaataaacagttggTGAATTGagtgttgtttttaatactGTGATGAAGTGCAGAAGCTATGCAGTCAGCACTCATGTGACCAGTGGCGACCAGGACATCAGTAAGCAGAGCGCAGTTTTTTTCTAGGACAGCAGTGTGAAATTCTCTTTCTAATTTCATCCgttattttagatttaaaacaaactgCACACATTTAAACAAGGTGCTGGACTTTTGGGGACAGTCTAAATGGCTTGTGCATCGAGACCATGcaataataatgcatttgtaatttGGAATTAATTTAAAATCTGCACAGGAGTTTTCCATCTGCACTTTCCACTGAGGTTATAATGGGTAAGAAATTGATACTTTTAATATTGttgttaaatgcatttatgtaaaGAAATATGTGTCCAGAAGTGACGTTCTTAcaaaatcatcaataaaatGCATGGAAAAATATGCACTTATGCACTGTtcagtatatatttaaattcacatagtagtaaaatacattgtttttaaattatctGCATGGGTCGTATAGAAGATTGTTATTTCACCATGACTCTGTGTAAAAACAGTAATGAGGTCATTGTCAGttaaacaatgtgtgtgtgtaccattaTAATGTCATCTCACTTGTGATTCAGCTGCTTTGTGTGAGGACAATGTCACTTCAGACACATCAATATTAATGTCTTACCgttcatttatatttgttttatggaTTATTTAAGTGATTGTTTTTCGCATTTAGCATAAGTGCCTGGTCAACCAAATAACTGTAAGTATgataacaaaacaatatttctaaaacaaaaattatttattgatacaaacagtcaaaaaaagaaaataaattttaaagAGAAACAATCCCACCAAAGATAACATTGCGACTGAAAGCAAGATTCATTTTTGGACCAAAATCCAAATCCTTGAGTTATATTTTGTTAAACTGATCTGAGCAAAACTCTGAATGTAAATCCACCATAAACATCTGCTGCAATGAATACAAGCAAGCTGTAGCCACTTCAGGGTTAAACTGACTGTGTTATTGTGGACAAAGGTTTATATTGTCTCTTTCTGGAGGAAGAGCTTTATTCAGACTCGTGCCCTGATCTGTACAGTTTGGTGCATGGCACTGCAgtgctgatgatgtcatataCTGCTGAGGATACTGAAGGAATAGGGAACATGAGCAGAATTAGATCATATACCTCTATTGACTTATTGAGATGACTTAAGCAGTTTTGTTCTCTCATGACAGCCGATGTCTATTTAGCTATTGGTGTACAGTTTACGTACGTCTTGTACAGTGAGATGTTCTTTATGTGTCCCTGGATGCTTGAGTGCCATTGTGGGATGggaatgtgtttctgtgtttgagaTCCTTTTTCCACCCACAGCTCCTAATTCAAGCACGGCCCTTTGGGAGGTTGTGACATAGACTTCATTCATTACCTGTTCTGTTTCTCATCTGGACCATGATAACTCAAACCAAATGAAGTAAACTTCAAGTTTCGCAACAGATTAAAtcatttctcttttcattttaggAAATGTTCATGACcacccaaaaaacatttaaatattttttctggtgAAGTCACAAGTCTCATGACCGCATTATAATTTTCTCAgagaaacaaacatttcattcatttcagtTTGCTTAGTTTTTCAGGCCTGAACAATGAGTCCCACACATTGATgtcataaacaaaacaatgcaaaatgtatttgaGCTCAGTATGGACTATTTATGGCATATAGATGTTCATCTAAATagtgcaaaatataaaaactattgAAACAAAAACCtaataacaaaatgaatgttgtatctgtttgtcataattttacaatgtttacttaaaaatgtgtcACTTGACAACAAGTCCTCTATCAAGTTGCATTCTGTCAGATTTAAAGGATGTTATTATGAgtaagagcgagagagagagagagagagagagagagagagagagagagagagaatgtacCAGTGAGAGAGGAGGGGGTGGAACATCATTCATGGTCAATGGGCAGTGTAGTCATATGGATTAAGACAATGAAGAGTGATGAAGAGGTATACATTACAGACAACATCTGCTGAGATATTACACAGATTTTTTATCTTGGAGTGGAATTCAGCTTTTGGAATACAGAAAAATTGTAACAGTTCATTTCGCCATAAGAAGGACCAAAACTGGAAGTCATATATAAAAGGTAACCAAATCCAAAAGTGTTAggtatataaaaatgtgttgtcttCCATAATACGTAATTGTAAACTATATTTAACAACAAAGGTTAAGTagcattgttttcttttagcaTTGTGAAATGACCTGCTGACACAAATAGAGAAGAATTTGTGCATCCTGGATCCTACAGTACTTCTGGTGAGTCAGTTTCTGTGAATGTTTACTGCAAATAAGTTTTGGAAGATCTTTAGTAACTTTGATCAAACCTAATATATGTaacataatgtaaacacaacacattttgttttgcatatgttcataaatacattattatagCCTTTTCACTAACTTCTCAGAGTTCCTCAATCTGTgtcacaaatatgaaaaatgtagcCTATACAAAACAATTGAGCAATGTAATGagattaatgtaatgtaatcaaataaatgtagatgaaattgattataaaatataaaggatgaaaatgtttaaaacatagtTTAACCCTGATAACgtgtttaatttaaacagaaaaaatgtaaactgaGGTGGATCAGAGCAGCATGTCagatgttataaatataaaacatatactcATTCCATAGGACTGCGagatgaaaacaaaatcattgaTGCTGATTAATGCCCTTGATGTTGTAATCTTCTTTGATTATTACTTTCAGATAATAGACTACTTTTACACGCTACAAAACAAGCTGTGAAGTGTTTATAGAtgattttattgctgtttttgaaGTTTTATCAAAATTTACAATGATTCACTAATGAACATGAAAATCAGACGGTTTATTGAAAACATAGAAATGATCaaagaacataaaaaatcaCTAACACACTCAATAGCTTCAGGTTACACATGAAAGAGTGTGAATACTCTAACTCACATGatgaatcttttttttacttcgTTTCTGCACGCAAAACTTCTAAACGCAAGGCTAAAGAGTCAAATCTTGGAGTGGCACCCAGGGTGGCAAATTGGATGTCAGGGGCACCTGGACCCCCCTCTGGCTCCACCACTGTTTCTAAAAGCTAAAAAATTAAAAGCTCACCTTTCACTACATTTGTTTAATCATACTCCTGTTGTTATTAGTTCAGGAAACAATTTTAAATTCACATCaatgcataaaaacaaatacgccaacaaatgtgtttgtgattgttttttcttcagtttaACCATTTACACCGCTGACGAAGTTGCGCAAGTGTGTTTATAAAGCTTATGGGAATACGAATCAAAAATCATAaagcagtgttttgtttttctcgtTTGATTAGAATATATATCTATGAAAGTTCGGTCTTGCTATGTTAAAACTGCAATATTATTACGCAGAGACGTTCAGGAAATCccatggttctttcactttcaatttcttcttatatcaaacaaaacaagtaactgTACATATATAAATTTAATAGCGGTGGCgtatgatcctcccaagatgacggcgccactgcaacatgcaacaaaaGGTGTCATCTTCATATTCTCTATACCTCAGATGTTGTCCATAACAGAGAGGATGCCGTTAAAAGGTTGGAGGGTTCCAGTTTTTCTAACTATTCTACAGCAGACATGGATTTTAGCTATGGAAATACCACCTGACGGTGAGGCACAATGTTGTGAATTATCTGCAGATATCCTAAAATTTACTGTAACTTTCCTACACTGTGCTTTCAGTTTTCTAAAACGTTGTATTTACATGTCTACCCCACAGTCAGACAGCCTCCAATGATCTTTAAACAAAGTGTTCAAGACTATATTGTAGATCCAGTTGACCCTATAATAGTGGAGTGTGAGGCAACAGGCAACCCTCCTCCGGTGTAAGTATCTGACACTTTATCCATGTATATGTGTGAACAGAATTCATTAAAGATAACCTTGTACAGTCTAAATATATAGTTCTCACagcataacacaaaaataatataaccTCTGCTCTCCAGTTTCACATGGACACGTGATGGGGTCTACCTGAACGTAGCGCGGGATCCCCAGGTCAGCATGAGAAGACGTTCTGGCACGTTGGAGATTTTCTTCTGGGGTCGTCCAGCAGACTATGAGGGCATGTATCAGTGCAGTGCAACGAATGAGTTTGGCTCTGCGTTGTCCAGTCACATCCATCTGCGTGTCTCCAGTAAGAATGTACACTGCAACAATTATAGAGTACGGTAgggatgacatatttttgtaggccaGCTTGGAAATTATCACCGTACCAAAAGGTCAAGATAATCTTTTCAAAttaacatttgttacttttgaagcctaAATGCAATCGCAAGGAGTAAATAGCTAACATGAGGCTATAAACACACTACACTAAAATGTCACCACCACCAAACAACTTTATTAGAAACATGTTCCTTGGCAAGTTATTACTACGTGAATGAATGCTCATCCacgtttttaaagatttgtgcccatgttgcattatttgtgagctttatatgtgCGACCACGTCCACCAAAGGATGTAGTAGCTTGTTAGCAACAaccgtttttaagacacaataaaaatTACAAGCGGAATTaaactgttgtgttttatgtcatagattaaaacctgaaaatattttgaggttttgttaaccacagatcATATtttaggaaatttacaaaaaactCATTAAAAGAACCCATAGACTTTGGGGCAATGGAACCGTAAGTGGTTAAATGGTAACTCACTTCAaaggtttgcatacaaaaaaacatcatctCTGCTGTACTCTATTGAACTGCATTTAGTCTTTTATTGTGAGATTGTTGCCATCCTGTGAACAGAGGCCCGCACGTGGCTAAAGGAATATCTGGAGCCAGTCTCGGTGGTGGTTGGACTTCCTCTTATCCTACCGTGCAATCCACCTGAAGGTCCTCCTAAACCAGACACCTTCTGGCTGAACAGTAGTAAGTATTTTGTTTAGTCATTGGTTAGTGGTGCTTCTCCGATCATTTACTGGCCCCGGCCTGTCATTGACGGACCTAGTGGTCGAAAACATCCAGGTGGGTTTTCTACGTTTCAAAGTGTTTTATGTAAAGATTTGTAAAGTTACAACTGTACCTTTTTGTCCAAAGCTATGACACCAATCCGACAGGATCGCAGAGTGTCCAAGGCACAGAATGGAGATTTGTACTTCTCAAGTATAGTAGCAGAAGATGCTGATACGAACTACGTCTGTGTTGCACGTTTCCCCTTCACGAACACCATCCAGCAGAAACCACCACTCATCCTACAGGTGCTCACAGGTCTGTTAGCTATATTATGATTTAGCTGAAATATGACTTTTTCCTCTGTTGGCCTAATTCTTTTCCTTTTGTCTAtggttgtgtgtgttcagttgtGGAAGAACCACGATTAAACCCATCTAACAGTCTAATACAGTGGTGAGTTAGGACTCTTATTACTGAATGACTTTTTGGAAACACTCAACAATCTGCTACTAAATTACTAATCCATTACTTTTACAGTATTTGAGTATTATTCTTTTCATCGGGTTCTCACGTGACTGTTGTGTTACTGTATGTCGGTGTAGTTCGCATGGCGGCCCACACAGCACCCAAGTTTTTGAAACCCAAAGACACTGCGAGCACAACAATTGCAATGCTGGGCGAAGAACTCATTTTGGAGTGTTTCGCTGCTGGAGTGTGAGTTTTAGAAACAGTTGGGTGAAAAACCAAAATGACTTGAAATTCATGATGTCAGAGCATTTAAAAcccaaacattttcattaatatttcagagttttttatttattttatattgcagtCCGACTCCCACCATCAAATGGACTAAGAATTGGGAGGAGCTGTCCATGGCAGGGAAGAAGTTGGAGAACTTTAACAAAACGCTCAGAATAAAGAAGATCGACATGGATGATAAAGGAGAATACATCTGCACCGCTTCCAACAGAATGGGCAGTCTGTACCACGTCATCACTGTCTTGGTCAAATGTAGAATACTCTGTTACCTTTTCACAGTTGTTCAGTATGTAAATAATGTGTGCTGCTATTCTACAAAATGTGGAAAGCTAAATATCCTTTCCTTGGTCTGCAGCGGTTCCATTTTGGTTGGAGAAACCCGAGAGTCTCGTGTTGTCTCGTGATGACGGTGGCAGTATAATTTGTAGAGCCGATGGTATCCCTCGACCTCAGATACAGTGGATGGTTAATGGAGAGCCTATCAATGgtgagaaacacaacatgaccaACCGGGTGGATGGCAAAGCCCCTTAACACAACCtttgattctgtgtttttactTCAGAGGCCCCCAGGAGTCCCGGCAGACAGGTTTCAGGAGATACTTTGACGTTCCTCTCAGTGGTTCCTGATAGCGCTGCAGTCTTCCAGTGCAATGCTTCTAACCCATATGGTTACATCATGGCAAATGCTTTTCTGGCTGTGATGGGTAAAAGCTATTAAATTaatctatatacagtatgtatagcATGGGTCTAACTAGTGTATTTACATAACTGACTTTTTTGTGTAGATATGAAACCACGTCTGTTGGGACACAGCGATGAACTTGTTAAATCAACAGAAGGCAATCATACTCATTTAGACTGCCCGTATTTTGGGTCTCCTAAGCCTGAGCTACGATGGTAACTATTATTCTTGTATTtcacatcattttttgtttattacacaatacaaaacatttaaaatttaaaggtACAGATGACATAATTCccttctctttgtgtttttgtataggTCAAAAGGTGGAATAGGTGCGTTGGGAGGAGGTGACTATAGAGTTCTCCCAAACGGTACACTGGAGATCAGAAATACAAAGATACAAGACCAGGGAACCTATGCGTGCGTTGCAAGCAACGTCATTGGACGAGATGAGAAAGAGGTTCAACTAGAGGTCAAAGGTAAGTCTCTGGAGCTCATCCTTTCTTTTAAATGGCAGCCATTCATTTGGATGTTGCTGTCATATATTCtgtaattataaacaaaaattgtgGGTAAAAGGGAaagctatacatttttatttgatagttTTTCATTCGGTTAATCAAATATGCAAATCTAAGACAAAATaggttttcttttaaaaataagacaaaatacgTTTGCATTTAGACGGTTTCAGCAGCTGCTGAACGTCTTGTATACCtttgcaaagaatcaataactgttaagtagatatatcttattttaatacaatgactttacaataatatattaatatatatcaatattaatattaagttaatataactaaattgttatattataaccaaacacaaatcAGAAGTTAAAGCCAGGCGCATGTGTCCAATAAAACTGTCAATATAAtgggctagttgcacaagatggtgCCAGAGAGTTTTTTGGGACGCCAAGGTTGCCAAACTAATTTCTGGTGGTATAACACTATTGAATTATTTCGGCTTAACAAAGTTCTCAGCCATGTGAAGAGGATCTGTCATATCGCTAATaaattagtttttgttaaactaaaAAATCCTTCTTTTTCCCATACAGTGTTATACGACCAGACATTAGTCTGCCGAACTGGTGTCCCAAAAGTTTGCGGAcaccatcttgtgcaactagcaAATTTGAGATTTTCTATATTGCATATTATCTTTAATTATATAAACCTGTTTTTTGTAGAGTCCATCAAAGTCATTCGTGCCCCACGCAATACTAAAGTCATAAGAGGAAGTCTCGCTCGCTTcgaatgcaaaataaattttgacCAGACACTGGAGATAACCGTTACTTGGCTCAAGGACAAAAAGTTCTTGATCTTAGGAAGGAGGTAAATACAAATCTCATCTCCGCTCTTAAACCTTGCTACTGTTCAGGCTGAGGTGTCATTAATCCTTTATTGAATGTGCGTGTTGTAGGATGACAAAGGATGAAGATTCTCTGAGTATTGCTGATGTGAACAGAAGGGATGAAGGGGTGTACACCTGCCGAGTTAAAAGTGAACTGGAGGAAGTCACTCGCTCTGCCAAACTTATCGTGATGGGTACAAGCACATACACTCGCATCTTGTGTACATGTTAGCTGTGCATATATTTCAAAAAATAcatatgtatttgtgtgtatatcGTTTTGCTTGCAGACCGTCCAGACCCCCCCACTGATTTAGAGATCTCTGACCAAACAGAGAGGAGCGTTAGACTTACCTGGATACCAGGGCTGAGCAACCACAGTCCTATAAAAGGTACACGTTACACATATTCTCCTAAATGAGATATCCAGACAGAAATCATAAATCCATACAATGTCATTTTGAATGCACTTTTTTTGTAGAATACTTGGTTCAGTATACGGAAGATCTCCTTGCTGACTATTGGCTGATCCCCAGTGGCTGGCAGAACCTGACCAGTTACCCTGGCAACCTGATCTCTGTTGTTTTACAACTAACACCGTTTGTGGAATACCGCTTCAGGGTCATCGCTATTAATGGCATCGGCCCCAGTAAACCCAGCTGGGCGTCTGAGTACTACCAGACCGGTGGAGCAGGTAAATATATAATGGATCTATAACATAATAGTACACGTACTATGCATGTTCGTGTAAACTGtgcattttatatgttttattatttgatttatatctttaaattaaataataataattaatctttttctttatatgtagaattaatttattattgaaacaaaaagtatgcaattaatgttttaaatatttattttacttattataGTTTTCTTATAAAAGATATGTATTCTTATATCGTTTATTTTTGAATCCTTTAGTGCCTGATGCCATCCCACAAAACATTAAAGGACTGGGCAGTGGTGTGTTCAGAAATAACATGGAAATAAGTTGGGAGGTGATGGATAGATGATTCACAGATCCAATAATTTAaccaattttgatttcattactTTAAAGATCTCACCTGCTTTACttaatttgtttgaaacatttaaGGACAGGCTGCTTAACCCGTATTCATTACAAACACTCTGAAGTTCATAATTCTTCTTTAACAGTATCAGATTAGTTCATTCTTTCAGTTTTTCCTTTATGTTTGTATTCCTTAACATGCattctgtaatatttttgtcCCGTTCGAAGCCACTGGAGTACAGAGAATGGAATGGTCCGAAACTGGGCTACATGGTTTGGTGGAGACGGCGGGATTCCAGGGAGGAGTGGAAGAACTACACAACCTATTGGTGGTGTAGCTACATCGTCTATGACACGGACACCTTCACGCCCTATGAGGTTAAAGTTCAGGCCATCAACTTCTTTGGCTATGGCCCGGAATCCCCTATCGTCATTGGCTACTCCGGGGAGGACCGTAAGTTTCCTCTCATATTTGCTTTCAAAACACTCCCTCATGTCGATAGACTCACACTATTGTTTAATTGAGTCAGTGTCTCTGTGTCTGGCTGGAATACAGAATTTCAAATGCCACTTATGAAAGAAATACTTCTGGTCAGTGCTTTCCCAAACTTGCCCTTTTTTTAAAGGCCCTGTTGCATCTCCATCTGATCTACGGGTAGAAGACATTGAGAGCACAAAGTTGACAGTCCATTGGGAACCAGTGGCACGAGCCGACGTCATGGGTGATATAAAAGAGTACAAGGTAAGACTTTTATaacaatgatgtcattttaagtCATTGAAATAATTATAATCTATGCACTGTAAATTAGCTGAAACTTATCCatgcagtaaataaaaaagccaCTGAAGGAGCTGTATTTGATTTCCCAGGTGTACTATTGGAGAGAAAGCAGCCGTCTGCCTTGGCACACTCTGAGCAGAAGAATTAAAACCAAGAGTTTTAAAGCAAATGGACCTCGCCTTTCCGGAACATTGACTGGTTTGGTTCCTTATAGTAACTACAAGATGTATATGGTAGTGGCTAATAACCGCTTCGAGGGTCCACCAAGCAACACTATTGAATTTCAGACGCCTGAAGGAGGTATGAACATAGAAAATGTTGACAAAATTGACAAATTATATAGGTGTGGCTGTGAACAAATACGTTTACTTTCTGCTGCAGTGCCATCGATTCCCAGATCTTTTAGAATCATGCACAGGCACTATGACACTATTTATCTAGACTGGGAAGAACCTGCAGATCCCAACGGGATCCTGACCGGATATATTCTCAAATACCAGACCCGTAAGTGTTGCACATATGCGCGGCTTTAGCTAGCAATTTCCCATGCAGAattgttttcacacaaattaACATACAAGCGTACATTCTGAAAAAGATTGAGAAGAGATTTCTTCTTTAGTGAACGTCACCCTTGGAGACAGAATCCATGTGGAAGACATTCCTCCAAACATCACCTACTTCTCTCTCCGTCGACTCGATCGTTACACGCGATACAAGTTTTCACTGGCAGCACAAACGGAGGTTGGAGTCGGCGAGGCGTTCACGGAAGAATCGCCACATTTTACGACTGAGGGTAAGAGTGGACGTTCATACTGTAAGATCAAAGGAGAAACTTTGTTCAAATGATTTTTAGCTCTTAACCTGTCTGTGTCCGAGAGCAGAATATAGTCGGGATCAAGTGGACATTGTAACACAGGGCTGGTTCATTGGCTTGATGTGTGCGGTTGCTCTGCTGGTTCTCATCATGCTTATAGTGTTTTTCATCAAGAGAAGCCGTGGAGGAAAGTACCCAGGTGCAGTCTTCATTATATAATAGCTTAGCTTTAACAAAGCCATCAGTTTGACTGATGGTATTATTATGAAAGACAATTACatgttcttttttgtgtgtttaaagtgcGGGACAAAAAAGATTTTGCATTGGAGCCAATGGATGAGAATGGAACATTTGACTACAGGTaactgtataataaaaaaaacaatattgaagACAAAACCCAAGTACTGTTGTTGATTTTATCAATAATAAACGTATACACATATTTACTATAGGCAaaggttttttatatttataggcAAAGGTGATTTACATACTAGACTCAAAACCAGTATATGAACTACACTAGGGACTTTAAAACTATCTTGTCATTTAGATCATAAGTATCATATTTGCACAGGATGATTTGGAGTACACACTGTACACCACAATAATTTTTCCCTCCTTCCCTTTCCTTTTCACCCATTATTTCATCATCATTCATACACcatctctttcattttttactccGTGTGTTTTGCGATTGGACCACTGAAGGTCTCTTGAGAGGTATGATACATGTCATACATAACACATGTTAAATTGaactgtatgtttgtttgaCTACAAGGTATTTTCTTATCTCTAAAgattatattgaataaaatgcTTTGTCTGCTGCTTTGTCCACCAAAACATCAcatttcttgtcattttttgACTCTGATATATACTGCAGGATAACGCGAGTGTCCACCCTGCCCTACACCAGACGgtatttatttcacaaaactcatttaatttctttatgttaaaggaatagttcacccaaaaattaaaattctctcatcaaCTGTGTCCCAAATGTCATACTATACACTATGCATTAAACTATGCTCTATGCACTCAACCATCTAGTATATAAATTTCAAAAGAGTAGTATCATCCCAAATGGAATACTAAACGGTTTTATACTAATATATCTGTTTCCCAGACGAGCGCCAATGACGTCAATCACACGCCAGAAtgtgtgttaataaaaatatacttgtgcattgttcatttaatgtagtgtcatctgttttttttcaatgtgaatgcactactcacactatttatattacaaaatgGCGTATAATAGTGCACAAGTACGTGATTTGGGACGCAGCTGTAGTTTAGTCACCCTCAATGTGTttcaaattaagatatttggaagaatgcttgtaaccaaccagttcttggccaccattgacttccatagtaggataAATTGCTCCTtgaatttcattgttctgttgatcacaaaagaagatattttgaagaatgcaggaaagatacagttctggggcacttttgactaccattgtcatttttccaactatggtagtccatggtggccaagaactgtttggttacaagcattcttccaaatatctttctctgtgttcatcagaacaaagacattttttcagacttggaacaactcaagggtgagtaaatgatggcagaatttatTTATGAACTGTCGCTTTAAAACCTGTCTAAACCTGTTATTTATGAAATTAGATGATGCTGTGTTTGTTCTAGTAAACTGGTAAAGCATATCaaaagcaaggttgtgggttcaatacATAGAAAACACACATATTGATGACTTAAGATGCACAgtattgctttggataaatgtacAAGTGTGATATACtatatgtatatttacatttatgcactttgcggatgcttttattcaaagcagcTTAGATTGCTGTGTTCTATGCATTTGtctctgactatgtgcaatcccttggaatcaaacccatgaccttggtgttcctagtgccatgctctaaccactgagccacaagAAAGCTaactatatgtatttatatatatgtcaTATATGTTTTTCTATTCATATTAATCAGAGAGGAGGAACTCCGTCAGGGGCGCGGTGCAGTAGAGCACATTGACAGAAGGACAAACAGTGATGATAGTCTGATGGAGTACGGAGAGGGTGATGAGATCGAGTTCAATGAGGACGGCTCATTTATTGGAGAGTACACAGGCATCAGCAAGAGGAACATTGACAGGAGCCCGTACCATGACAGCTCTGAGCCCACTTCTCCTGTGGCCATCTACTCTTTTGCTTAAGA includes the following:
- the nfascb gene encoding neurofascin, with protein sequence MLSITERMPLKGWRVPVFLTILQQTWILAMEIPPDVRQPPMIFKQSVQDYIVDPVDPIIVECEATGNPPPVFTWTRDGVYLNVARDPQVSMRRRSGTLEIFFWGRPADYEGMYQCSATNEFGSALSSHIHLRVSKARTWLKEYLEPVSVVVGLPLILPCNPPEGPPKPDTFWLNSTMTPIRQDRRVSKAQNGDLYFSSIVAEDADTNYVCVARFPFTNTIQQKPPLILQVLTVRMAAHTAPKFLKPKDTASTTIAMLGEELILECFAAGVPTPTIKWTKNWEELSMAGKKLENFNKTLRIKKIDMDDKGEYICTASNRMGSLYHVITVLVKSVPFWLEKPESLVLSRDDGGSIICRADGIPRPQIQWMVNGEPINEAPRSPGRQVSGDTLTFLSVVPDSAAVFQCNASNPYGYIMANAFLAVMDMKPRLLGHSDELVKSTEGNHTHLDCPYFGSPKPELRWSKGGIGALGGGDYRVLPNGTLEIRNTKIQDQGTYACVASNVIGRDEKEVQLEVKESIKVIRAPRNTKVIRGSLARFECKINFDQTLEITVTWLKDKKFLILGRRMTKDEDSLSIADVNRRDEGVYTCRVKSELEEVTRSAKLIVMDRPDPPTDLEISDQTERSVRLTWIPGLSNHSPIKEYLVQYTEDLLADYWLIPSGWQNLTSYPGNLISVVLQLTPFVEYRFRVIAINGIGPSKPSWASEYYQTGGAVPDAIPQNIKGLGSGVFRNNMEISWEPLEYREWNGPKLGYMVWWRRRDSREEWKNYTTYWWCSYIVYDTDTFTPYEVKVQAINFFGYGPESPIVIGYSGEDRPVASPSDLRVEDIESTKLTVHWEPVARADVMGDIKEYKVYYWRESSRLPWHTLSRRIKTKSFKANGPRLSGTLTGLVPYSNYKMYMVVANNRFEGPPSNTIEFQTPEGVPSIPRSFRIMHRHYDTIYLDWEEPADPNGILTGYILKYQTLNVTLGDRIHVEDIPPNITYFSLRRLDRYTRYKFSLAAQTEVGVGEAFTEESPHFTTEEYSRDQVDIVTQGWFIGLMCAVALLVLIMLIVFFIKRSRGGKYPVRDKKDFALEPMDENGTFDYRSLERITRVSTLPYTRREEELRQGRGAVEHIDRRTNSDDSLMEYGEGDEIEFNEDGSFIGEYTGISKRNIDRSPYHDSSEPTSPVAIYSFA